A window of the Kosakonia sp. BYX6 genome harbors these coding sequences:
- a CDS encoding TolC family outer membrane protein, giving the protein MPVTSVFAAPGDEDNYRWQSAPSEQLRAQLTIKEAILRAFARNPKIAQAAAQIRVGKANLTEAESAWFPQVSLQGNLGRSHRTDSAGSLNNNGSGGVTLKQLLYDFGKTGGSIDEQHNLSDAWRYDLYSTLNDVGMQTLQAYLQVKRYQALAQAARANIHSLQSVLEMADLRSEAGLSSESDGLQAQSRIAGMNASLAQYEAQMHSAQAALSVLTGVKSETLPDLPEDLLKQNISIESLPYDRNNAVLSAQSKQQAAEQRIRQAQAQHWPTISVQAGRTRYENDQSSYWDDQVQLVVDAPLYQGGAVSARVDAAQGDRANAQAEVEASKLDINQRAATAWADFTGAQLRQKAGDAQAMSAGRARGVYRDEYRLSKRSLNDLLSIEQDVFQADTASITARYDAWDAAVRYAAAADNLLDMLGIERSRTVGDDLPAL; this is encoded by the coding sequence ATGCCCGTTACGAGTGTATTCGCGGCTCCCGGCGATGAAGACAATTATCGCTGGCAGTCGGCCCCGAGCGAACAGCTTCGGGCGCAGCTAACTATTAAAGAGGCGATCCTTCGCGCTTTTGCCCGTAACCCGAAAATCGCCCAGGCGGCAGCGCAAATCCGCGTGGGTAAAGCGAACCTCACTGAAGCAGAAAGCGCCTGGTTTCCGCAGGTTTCCTTGCAAGGGAATCTTGGGCGTTCACACCGTACGGATTCCGCCGGATCGTTGAACAACAATGGTTCTGGCGGCGTTACCTTAAAACAGTTGCTGTACGATTTTGGCAAAACTGGCGGCAGTATCGATGAGCAACACAATCTCTCTGACGCCTGGCGTTACGATCTTTACAGCACGCTCAATGATGTTGGCATGCAAACACTGCAAGCCTATTTGCAGGTCAAGCGCTACCAGGCGCTGGCCCAGGCGGCGCGGGCCAATATTCACTCGCTGCAAAGCGTGCTGGAAATGGCGGATTTACGCTCAGAAGCCGGGTTAAGCTCCGAGTCCGACGGCCTGCAAGCCCAGTCGCGCATTGCGGGGATGAACGCCTCACTTGCGCAGTATGAAGCGCAGATGCACTCCGCGCAGGCTGCACTCAGTGTATTAACTGGCGTGAAATCTGAAACCTTGCCCGACCTTCCTGAAGACCTGCTCAAACAGAATATCTCTATTGAGTCGCTGCCCTATGATCGCAACAACGCCGTACTGAGCGCGCAATCTAAACAGCAAGCGGCGGAACAGCGTATTCGCCAGGCGCAGGCGCAACATTGGCCGACCATTTCGGTGCAGGCGGGGCGCACCCGCTATGAAAATGATCAGAGCAGCTATTGGGATGATCAGGTGCAATTAGTGGTGGATGCGCCGCTGTATCAGGGCGGGGCGGTCAGCGCCCGCGTGGATGCCGCGCAGGGCGATCGTGCCAATGCGCAAGCGGAAGTGGAGGCCAGCAAACTGGATATCAACCAGCGTGCCGCCACCGCGTGGGCGGATTTTACCGGCGCGCAATTGCGCCAAAAAGCCGGGGATGCGCAGGCGATGAGCGCCGGGCGGGCCCGGGGCGTTTACCGCGATGAGTACCGGTTGAGCAAGCGCAGCCTGAACGATCTTCTGAGCATTGAACAGGATGTTTTCCAGGCCGATACCGCCTCGATTACCGCGCGTTATGACGCCTGGGATGCCGCCGTGCGCTATGCCGCCGCCGCCGACAACTTGCTCGATATGCTGGGGATTGAACGTAGTCGTACCGTGGGCGATGACTTGCCCGCACTGTAG
- a CDS encoding type I secretion system permease/ATPase: MQEPDTESWINVMVRAAGRFGLPADAPAVRQQMRWFESLPLNARLERLSGLMGLQVRTVPLDRMRWNSQNLPVIVQLDTGELMLLEALDADKQVTYWLNNGGDLVREEPLETLLTRAKPEVVMLGIAARGRDARIDDFTRPWEAHWFWRHFRHSGRKLTEIALASVVGNVLALAGILFSMQVYDRVIPAQSMPTLWVLFFGVLLAAALEFFIRLARTHVSDIMGKHIDLDVSALFFARAMAIKNDARPKSTGSFISQLRELDQVRELLTSTTVGAAMDIPFVLLFLGIMALVGGPLVIIPLIAIPLIIIPGLMVQWPMAKLAKEGMRESAIRNAVLVESIEGVEDIKALQAEPYFQRQWENTHAVGANVGMKQRVWGARLSGWASTVQQITYAGMLVFGCFLVIDGTITTGTLVACSLLSSRTIAPLMQLTMVFSRWQHAKSAMTGLNELLKKPLDKEADKKMAHCPVLAGHFQVQQMQYSYDVEKGDLALNVSELEIKPGERVAILGKTGAGKSTLLKLLSGQAQASKGKVIIDGVDMAHIDPTDVRRQVGYLSQDSRLFFGTLRQNLMLGHPHATEAELIQALRISGAINLVQQDAASLDRLINEGGRGLSGGQRQMVLLSRLIVRNPQIVLLDEPTASMDEQLEAWVIRQLQQWLTGRTLVLVTHRPALLNLVDRIIVMENGKVVADGPRDTLLKQATRNSNVASIA, encoded by the coding sequence ATGCAAGAGCCTGATACCGAAAGCTGGATTAATGTGATGGTGCGCGCGGCGGGGCGTTTTGGCCTGCCCGCCGATGCCCCCGCTGTACGACAACAGATGCGCTGGTTTGAATCGCTGCCGCTCAACGCGCGGCTGGAAAGATTAAGCGGCTTGATGGGCTTGCAAGTGCGTACCGTGCCGCTCGACCGTATGCGCTGGAATTCGCAAAACTTGCCGGTCATCGTGCAGCTTGATACTGGCGAGCTGATGCTACTGGAGGCGCTGGACGCCGATAAGCAGGTCACCTACTGGCTGAACAACGGTGGCGACCTGGTGCGTGAAGAGCCGCTGGAAACGTTGTTAACCCGCGCGAAGCCCGAAGTGGTGATGCTCGGTATCGCCGCGCGTGGCCGTGATGCGCGCATTGATGATTTTACGCGCCCGTGGGAAGCGCACTGGTTCTGGCGTCACTTTCGCCACAGTGGGCGCAAGCTAACGGAAATCGCGCTGGCCTCGGTGGTCGGGAACGTACTGGCCTTGGCGGGTATTCTCTTTTCCATGCAGGTTTACGACCGGGTTATCCCGGCGCAGTCAATGCCAACGCTGTGGGTGCTGTTTTTCGGCGTCCTGCTGGCGGCAGCACTGGAGTTCTTTATCCGCCTCGCGCGAACGCATGTTTCGGACATCATGGGGAAACATATCGACCTGGATGTCTCGGCGCTGTTCTTTGCCCGTGCGATGGCGATCAAAAACGACGCGCGGCCGAAATCCACCGGTTCGTTTATCTCGCAGTTGCGCGAGCTGGATCAGGTGCGCGAACTGTTGACCTCAACCACCGTTGGCGCGGCGATGGACATTCCGTTTGTGCTGCTGTTTCTCGGCATTATGGCGCTGGTCGGCGGCCCGCTGGTGATCATTCCCTTAATTGCTATTCCGCTGATTATCATTCCAGGGCTGATGGTGCAGTGGCCGATGGCGAAGCTGGCGAAAGAAGGGATGCGCGAAAGCGCCATACGTAACGCGGTGCTGGTCGAATCCATCGAAGGGGTGGAAGACATCAAAGCATTGCAGGCGGAACCCTACTTTCAGCGCCAATGGGAAAACACCCACGCGGTGGGGGCCAACGTCGGGATGAAACAGCGCGTATGGGGCGCGCGGCTTAGCGGCTGGGCGTCGACGGTTCAGCAAATCACCTATGCCGGGATGCTGGTTTTCGGCTGCTTTCTCGTCATTGATGGCACGATCACTACCGGTACGCTGGTGGCCTGTAGCCTGCTGTCGTCGCGCACGATTGCGCCGCTGATGCAACTGACCATGGTTTTCTCCCGCTGGCAGCATGCGAAATCCGCCATGACGGGCTTGAACGAGCTACTGAAAAAACCGCTCGATAAAGAGGCCGACAAAAAAATGGCGCACTGCCCGGTGCTGGCGGGCCACTTCCAGGTGCAACAGATGCAGTACAGCTACGATGTCGAAAAAGGCGATCTGGCGCTAAATGTCAGCGAGCTGGAGATCAAGCCAGGCGAACGTGTGGCGATCCTCGGTAAAACCGGGGCCGGGAAATCAACGTTGCTGAAATTGCTCTCCGGGCAGGCGCAGGCCAGTAAAGGCAAAGTGATCATCGACGGTGTGGATATGGCGCATATCGATCCGACCGACGTGCGCCGCCAGGTGGGGTACTTGTCGCAGGATTCTCGGCTGTTCTTTGGCACGTTACGGCAAAACCTGATGCTTGGTCATCCGCATGCCACCGAAGCGGAGTTGATTCAGGCGCTGCGCATTAGCGGGGCGATCAACCTGGTTCAGCAGGACGCCGCGAGTCTCGACCGCTTGATCAATGAAGGCGGGCGCGGGCTGTCCGGCGGACAGCGGCAGATGGTGCTGCTCAGCCGGTTGATTGTGCGTAACCCGCAAATCGTGTTGCTGGATGAGCCGACGGCGTCGATGGATGAGCAACTGGAAGCTTGGGTTATTCGCCAGCTTCAACAGTGGCTGACCGGACGCACGCTGGTGCTAGTGACGCACCGCCCGGCGCTGCTCAACCTGGTGGACCGCATCATTGTGATGGAGAACGGCAAAGTGGTTGCCGATGGTCCGCGCGATACCCTGCTCAAACAGGCGACGCGCAACAGCAACGTGGCGTCAATCGCCTGA
- a CDS encoding HlyD family efflux transporter periplasmic adaptor subunit produces MSQLSMQDDLARQGRIYSSVIWLTLIGLVMFVGWSAWAILDEVTVGTGKITPSTHAQVIESLDGGIVSALMVKEGDIVERGQMLARLDPTRFQSNYGEAAARVRALRASSERLRSELTGEPLRFSAESMREPDLVARERQLYESRRRNLNETVANLQQTYQLVMAELRMTQPLVAKGAASNVEVIRLQRQATELKGKIDEVRNQFAVRAREEQVKNNADLDAQLQVMAGKADQLDRAVINSPVRGIVKDIQVNTVGGVLQPGGKLMEIVPLEDQLLVETRINPRDIAYIRPGLPATVKVTAYDSSIYGDLKGTVEVVSPDTLQDEVRRDQFYYRVYVRTQSAELKNRNGKSFPILPGMIANVEIKTGQKSVMDYLIKPLNKLNEALRER; encoded by the coding sequence ATGAGTCAACTCTCAATGCAGGACGATCTGGCGCGTCAGGGGCGGATTTATTCGTCCGTCATTTGGCTGACGTTGATTGGCCTGGTGATGTTTGTCGGCTGGTCGGCGTGGGCCATTCTTGATGAGGTGACGGTCGGTACTGGTAAAATCACCCCGTCGACGCATGCGCAGGTGATTGAAAGCCTTGATGGCGGGATCGTTAGCGCGCTGATGGTGAAAGAGGGCGATATTGTCGAGCGCGGACAGATGCTGGCGCGCCTTGATCCGACGCGTTTTCAGTCCAACTATGGTGAAGCAGCGGCGCGTGTCAGGGCGTTGCGGGCATCGAGCGAACGCTTACGTTCCGAACTGACCGGTGAACCGCTGCGTTTTAGCGCCGAATCGATGCGTGAGCCGGATCTGGTGGCGCGTGAACGGCAGCTTTACGAATCACGTCGGCGTAACCTCAATGAAACCGTGGCGAACCTGCAACAAACCTATCAACTGGTGATGGCAGAGTTACGCATGACGCAGCCGCTGGTGGCGAAAGGCGCGGCGAGCAATGTGGAAGTGATCCGTTTGCAACGCCAGGCGACAGAACTGAAGGGCAAAATCGACGAGGTGCGGAACCAGTTCGCGGTGCGTGCGCGGGAAGAGCAGGTAAAAAACAACGCCGACCTGGACGCGCAATTGCAGGTGATGGCCGGTAAAGCGGATCAGCTGGATCGGGCGGTGATTAACTCGCCGGTGCGCGGGATTGTCAAAGACATTCAGGTCAATACGGTTGGCGGCGTGTTGCAACCCGGCGGTAAGCTGATGGAGATCGTCCCGCTGGAGGATCAGTTGTTGGTCGAGACGCGCATTAACCCGCGCGATATCGCCTATATTCGCCCTGGTTTGCCGGCGACAGTAAAAGTGACCGCTTACGATTCGTCGATTTACGGTGACCTGAAAGGCACGGTAGAAGTGGTGTCGCCGGATACGTTGCAGGATGAAGTGCGCCGCGATCAGTTCTATTACCGCGTCTATGTGCGTACGCAAAGTGCGGAGCTGAAAAACCGTAACGGCAAAAGTTTCCCAATCCTGCCGGGGATGATCGCGAATGTCGAAATCAAGACCGGGCAAAAATCGGTGATGGATTATCTGATTAAACCGCTGAACAAATTGAATGAGGCGCTGAGGGAGCGTTAA
- the smpB gene encoding SsrA-binding protein SmpB, producing MTKKKAYKPGSATIAMNKRARHEYFIEEEFEAGLSLQGWEVKSLRAGKANIGDSYVILKDGEAFLFGANFTPLTVASSHYVCDPTRTRKLLLNQRELDSLYGRINREGYTVVALSLYWKNAWCKVKIGVAKGKKQHDKRTDLKEREWQLDKARIMKNAGR from the coding sequence ATGACGAAGAAAAAAGCATATAAACCTGGCTCAGCCACCATCGCGATGAACAAGCGCGCCCGCCATGAATACTTTATTGAAGAAGAATTTGAGGCCGGGCTTTCTCTACAGGGCTGGGAAGTAAAATCCTTACGCGCCGGTAAAGCAAACATTGGCGACAGCTACGTTATTTTGAAAGACGGCGAAGCTTTTCTGTTCGGCGCGAACTTTACGCCACTGACCGTGGCTTCCAGCCACTATGTTTGCGACCCTACCCGCACCCGTAAACTGCTGCTTAACCAGCGCGAGTTGGACTCTTTATACGGCCGCATCAACCGTGAAGGTTACACCGTGGTGGCGCTCTCGCTGTACTGGAAAAATGCCTGGTGCAAAGTGAAAATCGGCGTTGCGAAAGGGAAGAAACAGCACGACAAACGCACCGATTTGAAAGAACGTGAATGGCAGCTAGATAAAGCGCGCATCATGAAAAACGCGGGGCGTTAA
- a CDS encoding type II toxin-antitoxin system RatA family toxin, giving the protein MPQISRTALVPYSAEQMYQLVNDVKSYPQFIPGCTGSRVLESGPSQMTAAVDVSKAGISKTFTTRNTLDANQRIMMHLVDGPFKSLMGGWKFTPLSADACRIEFQLDFEFTNKLIELAFGRIFKELASNMVQAFTHRAKEVYRVG; this is encoded by the coding sequence ATGCCTCAGATTAGCCGTACTGCGCTGGTGCCTTACAGCGCGGAACAAATGTATCAGTTAGTGAACGATGTGAAATCCTACCCGCAGTTTATTCCAGGTTGCACCGGCAGCCGGGTTCTGGAATCCGGGCCGTCGCAAATGACGGCGGCGGTGGATGTTTCTAAGGCCGGGATCAGTAAGACGTTTACCACACGCAACACGCTGGATGCCAACCAACGCATTATGATGCATTTGGTGGATGGCCCGTTTAAGTCCCTGATGGGTGGATGGAAATTTACGCCATTGAGCGCTGATGCTTGCCGCATTGAGTTTCAGCTGGATTTTGAATTTACCAACAAGCTGATTGAACTGGCATTTGGCCGCATCTTCAAAGAGCTGGCCTCAAACATGGTGCAGGCTTTCACCCATCGCGCGAAAGAGGTTTATCGTGTCGGGTAA
- a CDS encoding RnfH family protein, producing MSGKIAVEVAYALPEKQYLQRVKLDEGATVEEAIRASGLLELRSDIDLTVNKVGIFSRPVKLHDSVNDGDRVEIYRPLIADPKELRRQRAERAANKP from the coding sequence GTGTCGGGTAAAATTGCCGTTGAAGTGGCGTATGCGCTGCCTGAAAAGCAGTATTTGCAGCGGGTGAAGTTGGATGAAGGCGCAACTGTTGAGGAGGCGATTCGTGCTTCGGGTCTGCTGGAACTGCGTAGTGATATCGATTTGACTGTTAATAAGGTCGGTATTTTTAGTCGCCCGGTGAAATTGCACGATAGCGTTAACGATGGTGACCGTGTGGAGATTTACCGCCCGCTGATTGCCGACCCGAAAGAGCTGCGTCGCCAGCGCGCTGAGAGAGCGGCGAATAAGCCTTAA
- the bamE gene encoding outer membrane protein assembly factor BamE, with protein MRCKMLTAAAAVLLMLTAGCSTVERVVYRPDINQGNYLTPNDVSKIRTGMTQQQVAYALGTPMMTDPFGTNTWFYVFRQQPGHEDVSQQTLTLTFNSSGVLTNIDNKPALTKN; from the coding sequence ATGCGCTGTAAAATGCTGACTGCTGCCGCAGCGGTTCTCCTGATGTTGACCGCTGGTTGCTCTACTGTAGAACGCGTGGTTTACCGCCCTGATATCAACCAGGGGAACTACCTGACACCAAACGATGTATCTAAAATCCGCACAGGTATGACGCAACAACAGGTTGCTTATGCACTGGGTACTCCGATGATGACTGACCCGTTTGGCACCAACACGTGGTTCTACGTCTTCCGCCAGCAACCAGGCCATGAAGATGTCTCTCAGCAAACACTGACGCTGACCTTCAATAGCAGTGGCGTGCTAACCAATATTGATAACAAACCTGCGCTGACCAAAAACTAA
- the recN gene encoding DNA repair protein RecN has protein sequence MLAQLTISNFAIVRELEIDFHSGMTAITGETGAGKSIAIDALGLCLGGRAEADMVRAGAPRADLCARFALKDTPAAQRWLEENQLEDGRECLLRRVISSDGRSRGFINGTAVPLSQLRELGQLLIQIHGQHAHQLLIKPEHQKNLLDGYAGEYALTLQMAERYHAWHQSCRELAQHQQQSQERAARAELLHYQLKELNEFNPQPGEYEQIDEEYKRLANSGQLLSTSQHALNVLADGEDVNLQSQLYTARQLLTELAGMDTRLSSVLEMLEEAAIQISEASDELRHYCDRLDLDPNRLYELEQRISRQISLARKHHISPEELPQFYQSLLDEQQLLDDQADSQETLALAVTQHHQLAVASAQQLHDQRAKYAQELSQLITESMHSLSMPHGVFEIDVAFDANSLTADGADRIEFRVTTNPGQPLQAIAKVASGGELSRIALAIQVITARKMETPALIFDEVDVGISGPTAAVVGKLLRQLGESTQVMCVTHLPQVAGCGHHHFYVSKETDGAMTETHMQPLDKRARLQELARLLGGSEVTRNALANAKELLAA, from the coding sequence ATGTTGGCACAACTCACTATCAGTAATTTTGCTATCGTTCGTGAGCTTGAAATCGATTTTCACAGCGGGATGACGGCGATTACCGGCGAAACCGGCGCGGGTAAATCTATTGCTATCGACGCGCTTGGGCTGTGCCTGGGCGGTCGTGCTGAAGCCGACATGGTACGCGCAGGTGCGCCTCGCGCCGATCTCTGCGCCCGCTTCGCTTTGAAAGACACCCCTGCCGCTCAGCGCTGGCTCGAAGAGAATCAACTCGAAGATGGACGTGAGTGTTTACTTCGCCGCGTGATCAGCAGCGACGGGCGTTCCCGTGGTTTCATCAACGGTACCGCCGTTCCCCTTTCCCAATTACGCGAGCTGGGCCAGTTATTAATCCAGATCCACGGTCAGCACGCGCATCAGTTGCTGATTAAACCCGAACATCAAAAAAACCTGCTTGATGGCTATGCCGGTGAGTATGCGCTCACTCTGCAAATGGCTGAACGCTACCACGCCTGGCACCAAAGCTGCCGAGAGCTGGCTCAGCACCAGCAGCAAAGCCAGGAGCGCGCCGCTCGTGCGGAACTGTTGCATTATCAACTAAAAGAGCTGAACGAATTTAATCCACAGCCCGGCGAATACGAACAAATTGATGAAGAGTACAAACGCCTCGCGAACAGCGGACAATTGCTCTCCACCAGTCAACACGCATTGAATGTACTGGCAGATGGTGAAGACGTGAATCTGCAAAGCCAGTTATATACCGCACGTCAGTTGCTGACAGAATTGGCTGGTATGGACACGCGCCTTTCCAGCGTGCTGGAGATGCTGGAAGAGGCCGCCATTCAGATTAGCGAAGCCAGCGATGAGCTGCGCCACTACTGCGACCGTTTAGATCTCGATCCAAACCGCCTTTACGAACTGGAACAGCGCATTTCCCGGCAGATTTCGCTAGCGCGCAAGCACCACATCAGCCCAGAAGAATTACCGCAGTTCTACCAGTCACTGCTTGATGAACAGCAGTTGCTTGACGATCAGGCTGATTCGCAGGAAACCCTGGCGCTGGCAGTCACTCAACATCATCAGTTGGCGGTGGCAAGCGCACAGCAGCTGCACGATCAGCGCGCGAAGTATGCGCAGGAATTGAGCCAGCTGATTACTGAAAGCATGCACTCGCTTTCCATGCCGCACGGCGTGTTTGAAATTGATGTCGCGTTTGATGCGAACTCATTGACGGCGGATGGTGCGGACCGCATTGAGTTCCGCGTAACAACCAACCCTGGGCAGCCGCTGCAAGCAATCGCTAAAGTCGCTTCTGGCGGTGAGCTGTCACGTATCGCACTGGCAATTCAGGTGATTACCGCACGGAAAATGGAAACACCGGCGCTGATTTTCGATGAAGTGGACGTCGGTATCAGCGGGCCAACCGCCGCCGTTGTCGGCAAACTGCTGCGTCAACTGGGCGAATCCACTCAGGTAATGTGCGTAACGCACCTGCCGCAGGTTGCCGGTTGTGGGCACCATCACTTCTACGTCAGCAAAGAGACCGATGGCGCAATGACTGAAACCCATATGCAGCCGTTGGATAAACGTGCTCGCTTGCAGGAACTTGCGCGCTTGCTGGGCGGCAGCGAAGTGACGCGCAACGCGCTGGCGAACGCCAAAGAGCTGCTGGCCGCGTAA
- the nadK gene encoding NAD(+) kinase has product MTQHFKCIGIVGHPRHPTALTTHEMLYRWLCAKGYDVIVEQQIAQELQLNNVKTGTLAEIGQQADLAVVVGGDGNMLGAARTLARYDIKVIGINRGNLGFLTDLDPDNAQQQLADVLEGHYIAEKRFLLEVQVCQQDCQKRISTAINEVVLHPGKVAHMIEFEVYIDEIFAFSQRSDGLIISTPTGSTAYSLSAGGPILTPSLDAITLVPMFPHTLSARPLVINSSSTIRLRFSHRRSDLEISCDSQIALPIQEGEDVLIRRCDYHLNLIHPKDYSYFNTLSSKLGWSKKLF; this is encoded by the coding sequence ATGACTCAACATTTCAAGTGTATTGGTATTGTCGGGCATCCACGACACCCTACCGCACTGACCACACATGAAATGCTCTATCGCTGGCTGTGCGCTAAAGGCTATGACGTCATTGTTGAACAACAAATTGCTCAAGAACTGCAACTCAATAACGTAAAAACCGGCACACTGGCTGAAATTGGTCAACAGGCTGACCTGGCAGTGGTAGTCGGCGGCGACGGCAATATGCTTGGCGCTGCGCGTACTCTGGCGCGCTATGACATTAAAGTTATTGGGATTAACCGTGGCAATCTCGGCTTTCTTACCGATCTCGACCCGGATAATGCACAACAGCAATTGGCCGATGTACTGGAAGGTCATTATATCGCCGAAAAGCGCTTTCTGCTGGAAGTTCAGGTCTGCCAGCAGGATTGCCAGAAGCGGATCAGCACCGCCATTAACGAAGTGGTGCTGCATCCGGGCAAAGTCGCGCATATGATCGAATTCGAAGTGTATATCGATGAAATTTTTGCTTTCTCACAGCGCTCAGACGGTTTAATCATCTCCACGCCAACCGGTTCCACGGCGTATTCCCTTTCCGCGGGCGGGCCGATTCTGACGCCATCGCTGGACGCCATTACTCTGGTGCCGATGTTCCCGCACACGTTGTCAGCGCGTCCGCTGGTTATCAACAGTAGCAGCACCATTCGTCTGCGCTTTTCCCATCGTCGCAGCGATCTTGAAATCAGCTGCGACAGCCAAATCGCATTACCCATTCAGGAAGGCGAAGATGTGCTGATTCGCCGCTGTGACTATCACCTCAATCTTATCCATCCCAAAGATTACAGCTATTTCAATACGTTAAGCTCAAAGCTCGGCTGGTCAAAAAAATTGTTCTGA
- the grpE gene encoding nucleotide exchange factor GrpE, translating into MSSKEQKTPDGQAPEEIIMEQHDEVEAVVESDDSAEQVDPRDEKIANLEAQLAEAENREREAVLRIKAEMENLRRRTELDIEKAHKFALEKFINELLPVIDSLDRALEVADKNNAEMAPMVEGIELTLKNMLDVVKKFGVDVIADTDVPLDPNVHQAIAMVESEDVAAGKVLGVMQKGFTLNGRTIRAAMVTVAKAKG; encoded by the coding sequence ATGAGTAGTAAAGAACAGAAAACGCCTGACGGGCAAGCCCCGGAAGAAATTATCATGGAACAGCACGACGAAGTTGAGGCAGTTGTTGAGTCTGACGATTCTGCTGAGCAGGTGGATCCGCGCGATGAGAAAATTGCGAACCTTGAAGCGCAGTTAGCTGAAGCGGAAAACCGCGAGCGCGAAGCTGTGTTACGCATTAAAGCGGAAATGGAAAACCTGCGTCGTCGTACCGAACTGGATATCGAAAAAGCGCACAAATTCGCGCTAGAGAAGTTCATCAACGAACTGCTGCCGGTAATCGATAGCCTGGATCGCGCGCTGGAAGTGGCGGACAAAAACAACGCCGAGATGGCTCCGATGGTTGAAGGCATCGAGTTGACGCTGAAAAACATGTTGGATGTGGTGAAGAAATTCGGTGTGGACGTGATTGCTGACACCGACGTTCCGCTGGATCCGAATGTTCATCAGGCCATTGCGATGGTCGAGTCTGAAGACGTTGCCGCTGGCAAAGTGCTGGGCGTGATGCAAAAAGGTTTTACCCTCAACGGTCGTACTATTCGCGCTGCGATGGTCACCGTCGCGAAAGCGAAGGGCTAA